One Portunus trituberculatus isolate SZX2019 chromosome 42, ASM1759143v1, whole genome shotgun sequence DNA window includes the following coding sequences:
- the LOC123517697 gene encoding regulator of G-protein signaling 7-like isoform X1 translates to MVSMSTERVGVRKKPEVNNGQATTGAAAPVEETPNHIVYKKMEKIVEQMQHEETGVPVRTVKSFMTKIPSVFTGADLILWMLRNLDVEDQTEALHLAHLVAAHGYFFPIDDHVLSVKNDSTFYRFQTPYFWPSNCWEPENTDYAVYLCKRTMQNKARLELADYEAENLARLQKMFSRKWEFIFMQAEAQSKVDKKRDKLERKVLDSQERAFWDVHRPMPGCVNTTEIDIKKACRMNKPMKSSKHLAVGVAGGRISPSVSEADLTNPVESLKHDIDLLKTRVDRCNFKVSKAAESFISYWEQYQEYDPFITPTDPPNPWVSDCPDFWEAEKIAKEIPSKRVRRWAFSVQELLKDPVGREQFVKFLEKEFSAENLMFLTAVQELKCLPQKDVHDKVQAIWDEYLAPNAPVPVNIDCRSMNITKKNMQNRDRWTFDSAAAHLYHLMKSDSYSRYLRSEMYKEFLSGGRKKTSVRGIRSIVHFSKGKDAPPPS, encoded by the exons ATGGTCAGCATGTCTACAGAGCGCGTGGGTGTGAGGAAGAAGCCCGAAGTCAACAATGGACAAGCCACTACAGGCGCGGCGGCACCGGTGGAGGAGACCCCCAACCACATCGTGTACAAGAAG ATGGAAAAGATCGTGGAGCAGATGCAGCACGAGGAGACGGGAGTGCCTGTGCGTACGGTCAAGAGCTTCATGACCAAGATCCCGTCCGTGTTTACTGGCGCGGACCTCATTCTGTGGATGCTGAGGAACTTGGACGTAGAGGACCAAA CGGAGGCTCTGCACCTTGCACACCTGGTAGCGGCTCACGGCTACTTCTTCCCCATCGACGACCATGTCCTCTCCGTCAAGAATGACTCTACCTTCTACAGATTTCAG ACTCCTTATTTCTGGCCTTCCAACTGTTGGGAGCCTGAGAACACGGACTATG CTGTGTACCTGTGCAAGCGGACCATGCAGAACAAAGCGAGGCTGGAGCTGGCGGACTACGAGGCGGAGAACTTGGCCAGGCTACAGAAGATGTTTAGCCGGAAGTGGGAGTTCATTTTTATGCAG GCTGAAGCGCAGAGCaaagtagacaaaaagagagacaaacttGAGAGGAAAGTCTTGGATTCTCAGGAGCGAGCGTTTTGGGATGTACATAGACccatg CCTGGGTGTGTCAACACAACAGAAATCGACATCAAGAAGGCGTGTCGGATGAACAAGCCCATGAAGTCCTCCAAACACCTGGCGGTAGGGGTGGCGGGGGGCAGGATATCACCCTCAGTCTCCGAGGCGGACCTAACCAACCCCGTGGAGTCACTCAAGCATGACATTGATCTGCTGAAGACCAGAGTGGACCGGTGTAACTTCAAGGTGTCAAAGGCAGCAGAATC gtTTATCAGTTACTGGGAGCAGTATCAGGAATATGACCCGTTCATCACCCCGACAGACCCTCCAAACCCATGGGTTTCTGATTGTCCAGATTTCTGGGAAGCAGAAAAAATTGC cAAAGAAATCCCCAGTAAACGGGTACGGAGATGGGCCTTCAGCGTGCAGGAACTCCTCAAGGATCCTGTTGGACGAGAACAGTTTGTTAAATTCCTTGAAAAGGAATTCAGTGCAGAAAACCTAAT GTTCCTTACTGCAGTCCAGGAACTAAAGTGCCTCCCACAAAAGGACGTCCATGACAAGGTCCAGGCCATCTGGGATGAGTACCTTGCCCCTAATGCCCCTGTGCCAGTGAACATCGACTGCAGGTCCATGAATATTACCAAGAAGAACATGCAGAACAGAGATCGGTGGACCTTTGATTCAGCAGCT GCACACCTTTATCACCTCATGAAGTCGGACAGTTATTCGCGGTATCTGCGTTCAGAAATGTACAAAGAATTCCTTAGTGGAGGCAGAAAGAAG aCTTCAGTGAGGGGAATCAGATCAATAGTACACTTCAGCAAAGGAAAGGATGCTCCCCCACCATCCT
- the LOC123517697 gene encoding regulator of G-protein signaling 7-like isoform X2, whose protein sequence is MVSMSTERVGVRKKPEVNNGQATTGAAAPVEETPNHIVYKKMEKIVEQMQHEETGVPVRTVKSFMTKIPSVFTGADLILWMLRNLDVEDQTEALHLAHLVAAHGYFFPIDDHVLSVKNDSTFYRFQTPYFWPSNCWEPENTDYAVYLCKRTMQNKARLELADYEAENLARLQKMFSRKWEFIFMQAEAQSKVDKKRDKLERKVLDSQERAFWDVHRPMPGCVNTTEIDIKKACRMNKPMKSSKHLAVGVAGGRISPSVSEADLTNPVESLKHDIDLLKTRVDRCNFKVSKAAESFISYWEQYQEYDPFITPTDPPNPWVSDCPDFWEAEKIAKEIPSKRVRRWAFSVQELLKDPVGREQFVKFLEKEFSAENLMFLTAVQELKCLPQKDVHDKVQAIWDEYLAPNAPVPVNIDCRSMNITKKNMQNRDRWTFDSAAAHLYHLMKSDSYSRYLRSEMYKEFLSGGRKKTGKSFMIPKLSTLNIGTNS, encoded by the exons ATGGTCAGCATGTCTACAGAGCGCGTGGGTGTGAGGAAGAAGCCCGAAGTCAACAATGGACAAGCCACTACAGGCGCGGCGGCACCGGTGGAGGAGACCCCCAACCACATCGTGTACAAGAAG ATGGAAAAGATCGTGGAGCAGATGCAGCACGAGGAGACGGGAGTGCCTGTGCGTACGGTCAAGAGCTTCATGACCAAGATCCCGTCCGTGTTTACTGGCGCGGACCTCATTCTGTGGATGCTGAGGAACTTGGACGTAGAGGACCAAA CGGAGGCTCTGCACCTTGCACACCTGGTAGCGGCTCACGGCTACTTCTTCCCCATCGACGACCATGTCCTCTCCGTCAAGAATGACTCTACCTTCTACAGATTTCAG ACTCCTTATTTCTGGCCTTCCAACTGTTGGGAGCCTGAGAACACGGACTATG CTGTGTACCTGTGCAAGCGGACCATGCAGAACAAAGCGAGGCTGGAGCTGGCGGACTACGAGGCGGAGAACTTGGCCAGGCTACAGAAGATGTTTAGCCGGAAGTGGGAGTTCATTTTTATGCAG GCTGAAGCGCAGAGCaaagtagacaaaaagagagacaaacttGAGAGGAAAGTCTTGGATTCTCAGGAGCGAGCGTTTTGGGATGTACATAGACccatg CCTGGGTGTGTCAACACAACAGAAATCGACATCAAGAAGGCGTGTCGGATGAACAAGCCCATGAAGTCCTCCAAACACCTGGCGGTAGGGGTGGCGGGGGGCAGGATATCACCCTCAGTCTCCGAGGCGGACCTAACCAACCCCGTGGAGTCACTCAAGCATGACATTGATCTGCTGAAGACCAGAGTGGACCGGTGTAACTTCAAGGTGTCAAAGGCAGCAGAATC gtTTATCAGTTACTGGGAGCAGTATCAGGAATATGACCCGTTCATCACCCCGACAGACCCTCCAAACCCATGGGTTTCTGATTGTCCAGATTTCTGGGAAGCAGAAAAAATTGC cAAAGAAATCCCCAGTAAACGGGTACGGAGATGGGCCTTCAGCGTGCAGGAACTCCTCAAGGATCCTGTTGGACGAGAACAGTTTGTTAAATTCCTTGAAAAGGAATTCAGTGCAGAAAACCTAAT GTTCCTTACTGCAGTCCAGGAACTAAAGTGCCTCCCACAAAAGGACGTCCATGACAAGGTCCAGGCCATCTGGGATGAGTACCTTGCCCCTAATGCCCCTGTGCCAGTGAACATCGACTGCAGGTCCATGAATATTACCAAGAAGAACATGCAGAACAGAGATCGGTGGACCTTTGATTCAGCAGCT GCACACCTTTATCACCTCATGAAGTCGGACAGTTATTCGCGGTATCTGCGTTCAGAAATGTACAAAGAATTCCTTAGTGGAGGCAGAAAGAAG
- the LOC123517698 gene encoding uncharacterized protein LOC123517698, with product MVISRSPAASQAVEGQLRFEGEQLPLQEHIKILGVTMDRELRYDTHITSVARQTSQRVSALRRMAGSLDSRGILTLYRAQIRPCMEYGALTWMSSAHTHTSRLDAIQRRALRLLGEDEESVASITSLEHRRDVATLTVCHKAQVLHTPHLSRLSLPPHPPERNTRQAVDGDQQVLVPLSRSSQHQRTFRARALRLWNHFTVATPAEVTGLSTQQTKVAANVWRSALPARLVL from the coding sequence ATGGTCATCTCACGATCCCCTGCCGCCTCTCAGGCCGTGGAAGGACAACTACGGTTTGAGGGCGAGCAGCTGCCTCTCCAGGAACACATCAAGATCCTGGGAGTCACCATGGATCGTGAGCTGCGCTACGACACCCACATCACGTCTGTAgcccgccagacctctcagcgtgtgtcagccctGCGCAGGATGGCTGGCAGTCTGGACTCGCGAGGCATCCTCACTCTCTACAGGGCAcaaatccgtccctgtatggagtacggtgccttgacatggatgtccagcgcccatacccacaccagccggctcgacgcgatacagaggcgcgctcttcgtctattgggggaagacgaggagagcgtggcaagtatcacgtcactggagcaccggagggacgtggcaaccttgacggtgtgccacaaagctcaagtgctgcacacacctcacctctcccgcctcagcttgccgccacacccacccgAGAGAAATACGAGGCAAGCAGTGGACGGGGACCAGCAGGTACTGGTgcctctctcccgctcctcacaacaccagcgaACATTCAGAGCCAGGGCATTGCGCCTGTGGAATCATTTCACGGTGGCCACGCCTGCTGAGGTAACGGGACTATCAACTCAGCAGACAAAAGTGGCCGCCAATGTCTGGAGAAGCGCTCTCCCTGCCCGGCTAGTGTTGTGA